AAAACCGGCTTCTTCCTTGATCAGCGCGACAACCGCATGCTGGCACGGCAGCTGGCGGACGGCCGCGCCGTGCTCAACGCCTTTGCATATACCGGCGCCTTTGCGGTCCACGCTGCTGCCGGCGGCGCCTGGCAGGTAACGTCGGTTGAAAGCTCGCCACGGGCTTTGGACTTGGCGCGCCGCAATTGGTCGCTCAACGCCTTCGACGCTGCCGCGGGCGAGTTCATCGAAACCGACATCTTCCGTTACCTGCGCGAGGCCGACCGCACTTTCGACCTGCTGATCCTCGACCCACCGGCGCTCGTGAAGCGCAGGCAGGAGCTGGAACGCGGCGCGCGCGCGTACAAGGACCTCCATCTCTGGGCCTTCCGCCGCGCCGCGGCGGGCGCCCATGTGATGACCTTCAGCTGCTCGCAGCATGTGCCGCCAGAGCTGTTCTGGAAGATCGTCCACGGCGCGGCGGTGGACGCTCGACGCGATGTCCAAGTGCTGCGGCACCTCGGAGCCGGCGCCGATCACCCGGTGAACCTGGCGCATCCGGAAGGGGAGTACCTCAAAGGCTTGCTGTTGCGCGTGTGGTGAAGTGTACTAGACATCGAGTAAACATTTAGAGTATATGACGGCCATGGCTGGCTCACGTCCTATCAGTCAATGGCCGCAGAGTGATCGACCGCGAGAGAAACTTCTGACGCGGGGACCCGGCGTCCTGTCGGACGCGGAGCTGTTGGCCATCCTGCTGCGCACCGGGGTGAAAGGGGCCAGTGCGGTCGACCACGGCCGTGCCATCATGGAGGAGTTCGGCAACTTCCGCCAACTGGCGTCCGCCGGCGTCGGTGACCTGCGCAAGATCAAAGGGCTGGGGCCGGCGAAGGCGGCGCAGGTGCTGGCGGCGTTGGAGATCGCCAAGCGCTACGGCGAGCAGGAGTTCAAACCCGGTGAGGCCCTGCGGGGCAGCAGCGATGTCTACGCTCACTTCCGCGAACGCTTGGCCAGCGAGACGCGCGAGCACTTCTACGCCGTGCTGCTCGACAACAAGCATCGCAAGATCAAGGACATCTCGGTCTCACACGGGTCGCTCACGGCCAGCATCGTGCATCCGCGCGATGTCTTCGCGCCGGTGGTGCGCGAGGCGGCGGCGGCCGTCATCTTCGTGCACAACCATCCCAGCGGCGACCCGACCCCGAGCAAGGAAGACATCGAGATCACGCGGCGGCTGCGCGAGGTCGGTGACCTGATGGGCGTCCGCGTCCTCGATCACATCGTCATCGGCAAGGGCCGTTACGTCAGCTTCGTGGATGATGGATACTGGTGAGATAATAAAGGGTCCACGGGTTCAAGGGTTCAAGGGAAGTGCCAGCAGGAATGCACGGACGGCTTCGACAAAACCGGCGGGATTGTCGCC
The nucleotide sequence above comes from Candidatus Binatia bacterium. Encoded proteins:
- the radC gene encoding DNA repair protein RadC; translation: MAGSRPISQWPQSDRPREKLLTRGPGVLSDAELLAILLRTGVKGASAVDHGRAIMEEFGNFRQLASAGVGDLRKIKGLGPAKAAQVLAALEIAKRYGEQEFKPGEALRGSSDVYAHFRERLASETREHFYAVLLDNKHRKIKDISVSHGSLTASIVHPRDVFAPVVREAAAAVIFVHNHPSGDPTPSKEDIEITRRLREVGDLMGVRVLDHIVIGKGRYVSFVDDGYW